The DNA sequence TACGAACGATTGTGTCCCTTTTtcactttaataaaaatagcttACATCTCGCTTTTCTATAGACACGACACGGCAAGCATTGGATCGCGTTTCGTTCATTGAAATACTGCAATTCAGTGCGCGTGGAACACGCCCGAGAGCGGGAGTCGGCGgccattttgaatattttgacatttgttgaTTCGATGAACTTGAGCACGTTGtgatttaactttttacgagatatttttgtttaaattctATTTAACTATGTCTATGTTAGCTGGACCTCGTCGAAAACAAAGAGTTATTAATTTACGGGCAAAAAACAATGAGTGGAGCAATGATTCTACCAAGTTTGGGCAGAAAATGTTGGAAAAGATGGGTTGGAGCAGCGGCAAGGGGTTAGGTGCTAAAGAAAACGGAATTGTGGAGCATGTTGTGGCCAGATACAAGAACGACGATAGAGGCCTTGGGTTTGAGGACAAAAATGACCAGTGGACCAAACATGAAGACGATTTCAATGCCTTACTAGCAAACCTATCTAATGGTAAGTCAACTGTGTATTTTCTAGtattacattgttttttttttgtgtaagtaggtaccatataatttttttttataatgagcAACTAATCTTAAAATAATTTGATGATTCATAGACATCTAAGGctgttaaaatacttaatatcaAAGTGACTAATGCAGGGTATAGAATTAGAAGTATAATTGCTACATTCACTTCACCGGTATTGTGTTGGTATCAATATATTATAGGGTAAGCCTATTGCCACTGTTGAGGCTCATCCAAGACCCAAGATTTACCTTATATTCTTAAGTGTTGACATTTAAAATGCATATTTACagttattttgaatatttcagATACAAGCACTGAAGAAAAACTCCACAGTGGAATTTCTTTGGAAGACAAATCAAAAAAGAGCAAAGCGAGAGTACATTATCATAAGTTCACACGAGGAAAGGACCTGTCCCGCTACAGTGAAAAGGATTTGGCTAATATTTTTGgcaagaaaacatttaaagAAGAAACTCCTGTAGAGAACATTGAAAAAGAAGATGTTAAAATCACAGAGCAGAAGTTTACTGAAAAGGGAAGCATGGAGGACTACTTTAAGAATAAACTTGCCTCATTAAAGTCTAAAAGCAGTTTTCTACAACAAAGGACTGATAATGATTGTGACAATGATGATGCAGATTATTCCTTTAAAGGTTTTTCAGGCacagctgatgatgataatgaagaaGTTCCACAAGGCCTGGGGTTCcaatcattttcattttacaatACAGAAACCAGTAAGCCAGAGCAATCTGAGACTGCCCTAGACGTTTCACAAAGTGAACATAACAtcaaaaagaagaagaaaaagtcATCTAAAAGAGATCAATCATCAGAACAACCAGAAGATACTTCTCAAGCTGAATCAGAACATGTATCCGATGAACCACAGCAGGGTTCCAGCAAAAAAAGCAAAAAGTCAAAGAAACATAAACTGGAGGCCCCAATCGCTCCTGAGAGTGTTGAGAATATTGTACCTGAATCTAAGAAATGTAAAAAGAAACGAAAACATAGCAATG is a window from the Plutella xylostella chromosome 7, ilPluXylo3.1, whole genome shotgun sequence genome containing:
- the LOC105382640 gene encoding PIN2/TERF1-interacting telomerase inhibitor 1, with protein sequence MSMLAGPRRKQRVINLRAKNNEWSNDSTKFGQKMLEKMGWSSGKGLGAKENGIVEHVVARYKNDDRGLGFEDKNDQWTKHEDDFNALLANLSNDTSTEEKLHSGISLEDKSKKSKARVHYHKFTRGKDLSRYSEKDLANIFGKKTFKEETPVENIEKEDVKITEQKFTEKGSMEDYFKNKLASLKSKSSFLQQRTDNDCDNDDADYSFKGFSGTADDDNEEVPQGLGFQSFSFYNTETSKPEQSETALDVSQSEHNIKKKKKKSSKRDQSSEQPEDTSQAESEHVSDEPQQGSSKKSKKSKKHKLEAPIAPESVENIVPESKKCKKKRKHSNEEDTQEQPQLVESDHIHKKKKKKKHV